In Neofelis nebulosa isolate mNeoNeb1 chromosome 7, mNeoNeb1.pri, whole genome shotgun sequence, the following proteins share a genomic window:
- the ERG28 gene encoding ergosterol biosynthetic protein 28 homolog isoform X6, with protein sequence MSRFLNVLRSWLVMVSIIAMGNTLQSFRDHTFLYEKLYTGKPDLVNGLQARTFGIWTLLSSVIRCLCAIDIHNKTLYHITLWTFLLALGHFLSELFVFGTAAPTIGVLAPLMVATQNC encoded by the exons ATGAGCCGTTTCTTGAACGTGTTACGAAGCTGGCTGGTGATGGTGTCCATCATAGCCATGGGAAACACGCTGCAGAGCTTCCGAGACCACACCTTTCTCTATGAAAAGCTCTACACCGGCAAGCCAGACCTCG TGAATGGCCTCCAAGCTCGGACCTTTGGGATCTGGACCCTACTCTCATCAGTGATTCGCTGCCTCTGTGCCATCGACATCCACAACAAGAC GCTGTACCACATCACACTCTGGACCTTCCTCCTCGCCCTGGGCCACTTCCTCTCCGAGCTGTTTGTCTTTGGGACCGCAGCTCCCACGATTGGCGTCCTGGCACCCCTGATGGTGGCAA
- the ERG28 gene encoding ergosterol biosynthetic protein 28 homolog isoform X2 produces the protein MSRFLNVLRSWLVMVSIIAMGNTLQSFRDHTFLYEKLYTGKPDLVNGLQARTFGIWTLLSSVIRCLCAIDIHNKTYAVPHHTLDLPPRPGPLPLRAVCLWDRSSHDWRPGTPDGGKFLDPGYASWASVPRSRTSIQTEEEKLRPTLPAPRLHSPPLLSPTFILPPLLVLLFCTILSPLTPC, from the exons ATGAGCCGTTTCTTGAACGTGTTACGAAGCTGGCTGGTGATGGTGTCCATCATAGCCATGGGAAACACGCTGCAGAGCTTCCGAGACCACACCTTTCTCTATGAAAAGCTCTACACCGGCAAGCCAGACCTCG TGAATGGCCTCCAAGCTCGGACCTTTGGGATCTGGACCCTACTCTCATCAGTGATTCGCTGCCTCTGTGCCATCGACATCCACAACAAGACGTAT GCTGTACCACATCACACTCTGGACCTTCCTCCTCGCCCTGGGCCACTTCCTCTCCGAGCTGTTTGTCTTTGGGACCGCAGCTCCCACGATTGGCGTCCTGGCACCCCTGATGGTGGCAA GTTTCTCGATCCTGGGTATGCTAGTTGGGCTTCGGTACCTAGAAGTAGAACCAGTATCcagacagaagaagagaaactgaggccaacgTTACCAGCTCCAAGACTCCATTCTCCACCTTTGCTGTCCCCTACCTTTATCCTCCCTCCTCTTTTAGTTCTTCTTTTCTGCACCATCCTGAGCCCTCTGACCCCCTGCTAG
- the ERG28 gene encoding ergosterol biosynthetic protein 28 homolog isoform X4 has translation MSRFLNVLRSWLVMVSIIAMGNTLQSFRDHTFLYEKLYTGKPDLVNGLQARTFGIWTLLSSVIRCLCAIDIHNKTLYHITLWTFLLALGHFLSELFVFGTAAPTIGVLAPLMVASFSILGMLVGLRYLEVEPVSRQKKRN, from the exons ATGAGCCGTTTCTTGAACGTGTTACGAAGCTGGCTGGTGATGGTGTCCATCATAGCCATGGGAAACACGCTGCAGAGCTTCCGAGACCACACCTTTCTCTATGAAAAGCTCTACACCGGCAAGCCAGACCTCG TGAATGGCCTCCAAGCTCGGACCTTTGGGATCTGGACCCTACTCTCATCAGTGATTCGCTGCCTCTGTGCCATCGACATCCACAACAAGAC GCTGTACCACATCACACTCTGGACCTTCCTCCTCGCCCTGGGCCACTTCCTCTCCGAGCTGTTTGTCTTTGGGACCGCAGCTCCCACGATTGGCGTCCTGGCACCCCTGATGGTGGCAA GTTTCTCGATCCTGGGTATGCTAGTTGGGCTTCGGTACCTAGAAGTAGAACCAGTATCcagacagaagaagagaaactga